In the genome of Vanacampus margaritifer isolate UIUO_Vmar chromosome 1, RoL_Vmar_1.0, whole genome shotgun sequence, one region contains:
- the LOC144049840 gene encoding kinesin-like protein KIF3C produces MSNKGKTCESVRVVVRCRPPSNKEATAEKGSSILEVNPELGRISVRNPSAPPGEPAKEFTFNSVFGWRSTQCEVYNDAVRPLVDSVLLGFNGTVFAYGQTGTGKTWTMRGVPADPEKRGVIPNAFHHIFAHISRTRGHKYLVRSSYLEIYQEEIRDLLLESGRKLELKQSPDEGIYVKDLSWVVTKDPAEMHHLLTLGDRSRSVGSTDANRHSSRSHAIFAVTVECGSESEDPVRVGRLNMVDLAGSERQSRTGARGCRLREAAKINLSLSALGNVISALADGKGGHVPYRDSKLTRLLQDSLGGNAKTVMIATVGPSERDRHESLATLRYAGRAKNIKNKPRVNEDPEAALLRDFQREIARLKALLEERGALARERRQRRRDSKRLSRELTQLWKEEEGEAGDGSPVKWRHSGGKTDDGQWDQEAVEKIIEKYKAMESKLLEGGKTIMDHTNEQQKLLEQKRQEITEQIRREREMQQQVMLQDEETLEMRETFSSLQQEVDMKTKKLRKLYTKLQLVWAETRDAMDEHVATRQELEQTQDDLTRELKYKSLLMENFVPPAEKKKTINRLHFDSEEDHWRLMSAIPSESTATRVKRRPLSAVGCKRPTSQSAQAAVTMATGAPSRYQAENIMLLELDVSPPTMFTVNLHGSRLERVFSPSFMPDAPSDVAARERTLSSARVRKSRSWYQAPQAACVSASASSTALTSLCQSPCHRLRPSSAAYLAPEASLQTGP; encoded by the exons ATGTCCAACAAGGGGAAGACGTGCGAGTCGGTCCGGGTGGTGGTCCGCTGCCGGCCGCCCAGCAACAAGGAAGCGACGGCCGAGAAGGGGAGCTCCATCCTGGAAGTGAACCCCGAGTTGGGCCGCATCTCCGTCCGTAACCCGAGCGCGCCACCCGGCGAGCCCGCGAAGGAGTTCACCTTCAATTCCGTGTTCGGATGGAGGTCCACCCAGTGCGAAGTGTACAACGACGCAGTCAGGCCCCTGGTGGACTCGGTTCTGCTGGGCTTCAATGGGACGGTTTTTGCTTACGGACAGACCGGGACGGGGAAGACGTGGACCATGAGGGGAGTGCCGGCCGACCCGGAGAAGCGGGGCGTCATCCCCAACGCCTTCCATCACATCTTCGCACACATCTCCCGCACCCGGGGACACAAGTACCTGGTCCGGTCCTCGTACTTGGAGATCTATCAGGAGGAGATCCGGGACCTGTTGT TGGAAAGCGGCAGAAAGCTGGAGCTGAAGCAAAGCCCCGATGAGGGCATCTACGTCAAGGACCTGTCCTGGGTGGTCACCAAGGACCCGGCCGAGATGCACCACCTGTTGACGTTGGGCGACCGATCCCGCTCGGTGGGCTCCACCGACGCCAACCGGCATAGCTCACGCTCGCACGCCATCTTCGCCGTGACGGTGGAATGCGGGTCCGAGTCCGAGGACCCTGTCCGCGTTGGGCGCCTCAACATGGTGGACCTGGCCGGGAGCGAGCGCCAGAGCCGGACCGGCGCCCGTGGCTGCCGCCTGCGCGAGGCGGCCAAGATCAACCTATCGCTTTCCGCCTTGGGGAACGTCATCTCGGCGCTGGCGGACGGCAAGGGGGGCCACGTGCCCTACAGGGACTCCAAACTCACCCGGCTCCTGCAGGACTCGCTGGGCGGCAACGCCAAGACGGTCATGATCGCCACAGTGGGGCCCTCGGAGCGGGATCGCCACGAATCCCTGGCCACGCTGAGGTACGCCGGCCGGGCTAAGAACATCAAGAACAAGCCTCGCGTTAACGAGGACCCCGAGGCCGCCCTCCTCAGGGACTTCCAGAGGGAGATCGCCAGACTCAAGGCCCTCTTGGAGGAGCGGGGCGCCCTGGCCAGGGAGCGGCGGCAGAGGCGGCGGGACAGCAAGAGACTCAGCAGGGAGCTCACGCAGCTTtggaaagaggaggagggagaagcTGGCGACGGGTCCCCAGTGAAGTGGCGCCACTCTGGCGGGAAAACCGATGACGGCCAGTGGGATCAGGAAGCCGTGGAGAAGATCATTGAGAAGTACAAG GCCATGGAGAGCAAATTGTTAGAGGGAGGCAAGACCATCATGGATCACACCAACGAGCAGCAGAAGTTGCTGGAACAGAAGCGGCAGGAGATCACCGAGCAG ATCCGGAGGGAGCGGGAGATGCAGCAGCAGGTGATGCTGCAGGACGAGGAGACGCTGGAGATGAGGGAGACTTTCTCCTCCCTGCAGCAGGAAGTGGACATGAAGACCAAGAAGCTGAGGAAG CTGTACACTAAACTGCAGCTGGTATGGGCCGAGACGCGCGACGCGATGGACGAGCATGTGGCAACGAGACAGGAGCTGGAGCAGACGCAGGACGACCTCACCCGGGAGCTCAAATACAA ATCCCTCCTGATGGAGAATTTCGTCCCGCCGGCCGAAAAGAAGAAGACGATCAACAGACTTCACTTTGACAGTGAAGAAGATCATTGGAGGCTGATGTCGGCCATCCCGTCGGAAAG CACGGCTACTCGTGTGAAGAGAAGACCTCTGTCCGCCGTGGGATGCAAGCGTCCAACCAGTCAGTCTGCCCAAGCCgctgtcaccatggcaaccggGGCCCCGTCCAGATATCAG GCTGAGAACATCATGCTCCTGGAGCTGGACGTGTCTCCGCCCACCATGTTCACCGTCAACCTTCACGGGTCTCGACTGGAGAGGGTCTTCTCCCCCAGCTTCATGCCGGACGCCCCGTCGGACGTCGCCGCCCGGGAGAGGACCCTGTCGTCTGCGCGGGTCAGGAAATCGCGATCATG GTACCAGGCACCACAAGCGGCGTGTGTTTCAGCATCCGCGTCTTCCACCGCCTTGACGTCACTTTGTCAGAGCCCATGTCACAGACTCAGACCCTCCTCGGCCGCCTATCTCGCACCTGAGGCTTCACTTCAGACCGGCCCCTGA